CCTCTCAGGAGCACATGTGAGTTTGACTTAAGCTGCATTGCTGCTCAGGGTTCTCTCTGGAAAAACCCAGAGGGTATGATGAGGTGGAGAAGCTCTCTGGCACATGTGCACAAGCACATGAGATTTAGAGTATGTTGACGGCAGAGCAGCATGTGTGGCTGGCGGGGTGGTGTGTTCTCTGGCGCACTGGCATCAGGAGCTGGCGGTGTTGAAATGGAGCACGCTGTGAGGGGGGTGAAGTTGGAGATGGagtgaggcagaggaggaagagtgttCTACTTTgctctgttttatttatatctcAGACTCACTTCTGCACAGGGAGGCAGAGACCTGGGGAGAAACAcagtgaatgcatgtgtgtgtgtggcatgacACAACACAGACTTCTTTAGAGCTCAGAGGACTAAAGTGGGTAAATGATTGTCATACCTGCTTATGTGCAGCACAGATGCACCATACCCACCATATCTACTATTACTAAGGCTGTTATTGAGTTCACATCCTGACTATAGCgtaggttctgcaggttctgcaggttctgatcTGGAAATCATCAGTAATAGatcaaattgtatttatttttattcattagtctcgctttattttgaaatctgtATTCAGAGCCCGGATTGTACCCGTGTTTACTGGGGCTGGgatgctctgccccccccccccccccccccccctcctgtgttCTCCTGTGCTATAATCTGAGGGATGTAAGCATCAAAAAGGAGAGATCCTTCTTCCCCCTCCTCGTGGTGCTCTGACTCAAAGCCAGCATGCGTGTTGGTTAATGTGCCATCTGCTTGCACTCGAAGACTCAGATTAGGTTTTAGGATGAGGTTTTACATACAGAGATTATCTTGGCTGGACACTCTTTTTTTCTCAAcagcttctttgtttttgttttggtacCACAGAGGTGCCGATTTTTGCCGACTGGAGCTGACATCGGTCCGGATGGTGATGAGAGACAAAAAGTCCAAGATGTATGCTCTTTGGAGAGAAACTCTTTCCTCACAGCGTCTGTTTACACCAACCACAGAAGGTTTAGTGAGAACAATTTGCAGAAGACTTTGTACATTTTCGCCATCAGAAGGCTTCTAGAAGTTGCCCCATGCTTACCTGCTCACATCTGTATATAAGATAGCGGCGTTCTTgtataacaaaacaaaacaaaaataggtTGTTGTGATGTTCAGTGTCTGACGTAATCCTCTACAGCCAGACACTCAAACACCAGAAAGACCTGAGCGCCCTCTGTTGGTCTCTCCCACCTTGCAGGTGAGACACAAGGCAGAACAAAACATGCATGTTATTAGAGAAAGTGCAGGCTGTACGCactgcaaacacatttatttttattttatttataatatattactTTAGCTATTGCCTCTATTTGGTCATTCAAAGCATATTTAAATACCCCAACAGATGGGCTATAGATTTAGTAATTCCCCAAATGCACATTCAAATGAGAAGGTAACAATGAGATGATGGCTTGtgcagatggagaaggaggtaGAGAACAAAAGATAAAGGGGGATAAGATATAGATGTAGTCCAGACAGAGAGCGTTCAACGGTGTTTAACATCTGACAGACAAAGGAACAAAGGAAGGCATGTGCAGCAGTAAAGTCATCATTTACAAGCCCAGTTTTTCTCTCTTCCCTTGATCTGCCGATGGTTTTCCCTCCAGCACGGTGAAAACTGTCTAAGCAGGCTGAATTTGGCTCAGCGCAGGTCTGAAATGAAGCATCTTCCCTCTGTCTCCAGGGAGTCATCTCTAGGCTGCTATCTAGGCTCAGATTGTCTTTGTCTCCACCACAACCCGAcagctctcacacacatgctgccTCTCTTCTGTCTGCACTTTGTCTACAACTAGGAAACATAAAAGATGCTAAATATAAACTCAAACCGCATTTGCTTTCATCAATTATTTTTACTCCAGCGCTATTTCATGGTAGTGAGTCCATGTGAGACAATTTTTCCTTTTCTATATCCAGTGCGTGAGCTGTGCCTTAAATAATGCTGATTAGTTCATGAAGCTGCCttgtgtctttatttgtctgctatatatcatatatttaaaaaaaaacctcctggCCCTGGTTGGTTGGGTAACCTCAGTTAAGCCTTTATGTTGGACTCTGTTAATTCAGCCCCTTCCACTCACAGTGGAACATTATAGGGATGGTGGGAACAACCTCCagttaccatagcaacacagtGTTTGCAGTCACATGAAAAATGTCCTCTGCAAGGACATAACTGCCAGAGTGAAATAAACCCCGATTACTGCATTGTTTCActgttttcagttttatttcccAGAGGTAGTGTTGCACGTAAAAACACATCATCCAGACAGCTAAAGATCTTACTGGTCATCACGGATAAAAACGGTGTCgtattttcatacattttacaTCCTAATACAGATTTGCTGTGTGCGTCCTATCCTTGGAGCTACCTGGGTAACTGTCTGACTCTCAGCATCCTGGAGCCCACTGTCTGATCCAGATGGATCAGACTGTTGTGGAATATTGATAACATGAATGAAATGTAGAATACATCGCTGGCCATGAATTGTCTTCTTTCCCCATTACTCCACCCTGAAGGTCTTTGATTCAAGCACGTTTTTGACATGATTTATAATTGTGTGTTCTATTTgctatttaaaatgttgttttagtATTAACTTGCTTTAGACAAGCAGAGTATAAGTACACCATGTTACTCTTGCCATATTACTTAGTTCCGCCATCTCTATTGAGATTTAACATTGGGAATCATGAACATATTGGCTATGACGACAAAAGTCCTTCATGATCAGCCTCCTCTATAAATTCAAATATCCCAGTGCTTACTTTTAGTAGCATCGACCATATTGGCCACATTGATGCTTTATCGGTGTTTTAGTAACGCCCCCAGGCTTTTAACCTTTATTTGATCTGTGTCAGAATGTGTCGGAGGCAAAGTGCCCCCGCAAGATGCTGAATGGCCGCAGTATTGCCTTGCAATGAATCCCTGTGGGATACTCATATCTTCTCTTGTGTATACTCTGGTTTGTGTGTACAAGTTTAACAGGTCTGGGATTTAACGGTTTAACATTGTTTATTCTAAGACTCATTTCATTATAGGACACCCTTCTGCATACAGCCCGATCTCTGCAGCTCTCAGTaatcaacaaaacaaataaGGGTGTGTCTTGTCAGTGACCATAAATGTGAGACAATTTCTTACGGTAATTGTTTTCAGGCAGATAATGATACTCGAGCAAAGATAAAGTCAGTGGCGATGTGAGTCTTATCAGGTAGCAGATAATAGGCTTTTATTCTCTTCTATTCTGTGTAGATATGCAACAAATGGTTAAAGAATgggagcgagggaggaaaagagagacagTGTGCTGTAATACACATTATGCAGGCAGTGGGCTTCTGCAGCCAGTCTCATTCAGATGGGGAGGCGCAGGGGAGGAGTGGAGTCAGACTGATGTGGCTACAAATGACAAAGAGGAGCAACATCGAGTGGCTGAGACTGCAGATCTGAAACGGAGACGGTCGTTGTTTTAgatgtagaaagaaaaaaagagagagaaggttGGATCTGTTGCTCTTAATCATCATTTCAAGAAGAGGATGCAGGCGTCTAACCTGTGAGTCAGGCGGCGGAAGCCACCCTGGCGACCATGGCTGTGAGTGCATGGCAGGCCCTGTCTCCACTGCAGTGGGCTCGGTGGGGCTGGGACACACTgctgggaggagctggagatggGAATAGCCCAGGCTCAGATCCGAGTCTCGGGCTTCTTTGGCGTCTCTCACGCCATGACAACATGATCGCAGGGCTGGTCAGACCGAGGTGAGATGGGACGGGAGGTTTAAGCTTCATACCTCATTGATAAATGGAGCACGGCTTGAAGCGGCCAGGCTGTCTGGAGAGCATCGCTATTACTGTGCGGTGctgatgaaaaataatcaatCCTGCTTTTGATGATagcagtgggttttttttttttatcctattGACATCCTATTGTCAGAACCATTCATTTCTTCCTTATGTcatgtgtgcatgggtgtgtatTGAGGTGGGGTTAATCTGGTGTCTCACATGTCACCTGCACTGCAGAATCAGCATTTTCCTTTGTAGCCCTAGAAATGAAAGCAGCTTATACTACCCTGGCGGTTGGACACGCCATGAGCTTTGCTGCCTCACGTACACGAATCCTATTGGAAAATACTTCCTTAACTGGACATGAGCAAATGGAACATTATGTCAGAACTGCCTCACAGGATGACAACATAAGTGATTCCGAGTCCCGACCCAGTCAGCGGATCCATTGCAGATTGATAACTGTCCGAGTCACGGCAGCATTGATGTGATGTGCGCTTGTGTTTTGCTACAGGAGCTCAGACTCGGATGGAGCATTTGAAACCCCTGAATCCACAACGCCAGTGAAAGCCCTTTCTCCCATAGAACCACAAAGTCAGCAACAACTAACGGATGATAAAGGTATTGCTTTATTAATACGGTTACATTGATGTCAGAAAGCAGACGAAATGAAGTCTTGTTGCACCATCTAGTGGGATAAAGCTGTATTTCCGACATGACTGTGTAAAACCCAAGTCTCAGCATAGCTAGGAATATCTGACCAATCCCTTCCATGTCTTTCTCTGTCTTGTGGTTAATTTATATCACTTCTTATTCAACTGGGAGTTTCTTTGAGCACATTCGTCTCTATAACTGGATCAGCTAAAATGcagaattctgtttttttttaattcaacccTTGAATGAACAGTGGAATAAAACCTCTTGCTCATTTGCAGACACGTCAGGCTGTGATCCTGTCCCTAACGTGACTTCAGATGATGCAACCTGCTCTTCTCCGCCTGTTGTTTTTGATGAGGACAAGCCCATTGCAGCCAGTGGTGCCTACAACATTGACCTTCTTGCCACAGAATTAGCAGGACACACTCTGACCCGTTCACTTAGCCTTCAGGGAGGAGAACTAGACACTGCTAGTCTGTTGGACGGCTCCACAGTCAAAGAGTTCCGGCCGCATTCTGAATCATTCAGCGTCGGTACCGAAAGTGCTTCAGGATCACTTCACAGGCCAAAGAAAGCTTGCTCTGGGTCTGTGAAGAAGAAGCCTCTTCTCAGACAGAGCTCCGACCCAGAGAGTCCAAGACCAGCCTCATCCAGCAGCACTCCAGAGACCAAGAAGCAGGCAAAGCCTCAAACTGTCAATCCTCTCCAGGCTCGGGACGAAGCAGAAGGGGGATCTGCAACCCCGAGCCCTGGAGGAACGCTCCGAAGGACCAGGAAGAGCCGTGTGGAaactccacctcctctgccAGAGGAGACCAATAACAACAGCCCAGAGGATAGCCTTGCCATCCCAGCCTTACCATTGAGCCAGGAGGGAACTCCACCCTCCACTAGTCCACCAACTAAAGACGAATCTCCTATCCCCCCTAGTAGCACCTACAAATGGGATCCCGATAATTTTGAGAACGTAGACCCTTTTAAGTCCGGAGGCAGCAAAATAGCAAATTCCCCTGTGTTGGGTCAAAAATGCCTTGTGCGTTCcccagctgccccccctccaGATAGTCTCTGTGTCTCTACCGGGGAGCTGTGTCCTCAAGTTGCTCCAACAGAGCCAATATCCAACCCTGAAGATCAACCTATCATTCCCAAACGTCAGCCTGTAAGACTGGAGTTCGACTATTCTGAGGAGGCCAGTGAGGTCTTACACCAGGCCTCTCCCCCACCCAAGAGAGCAGCCAAGAAGCCTGGTGGCAAGATGCCTCTTAGGAAACCAAAGCTGGGGCTGAAGAAGGCCCCTCCAGCACCAGCGGAGCAGCTGGACAACAACCATCCAGCAACGAGCAATAACAATGAGGAGGAAATCCCTCCTCCTAAAGTATCCTACAACTTTGAACCTGACAAGTGGGAGGATCCAAACTTCAATCCATTTAGCTCAAAGAAAAATATCGCCAACTCCCCCAAACTGTCTCGGCCATCTTATAGCTTTGACCACAGTAGCTTTGAAGACTCCGTCGATCCTTTCAAATCCTCCAATAAGATAACCAGTTCCCCTCCTAAGGCTTCTGCCTCCTTTGAACTGTCATCCAACGAATACGCTGATGAAAATGACAATGACAACGTGGCAGAACTTGAAGACCAAAATCAGAACAAACcagccaagaagaagaagactccAATAAAGTCGTAAGTTCAAAGTTTTTTTAATCACAGCTTCAGTCATGCTTCACTTGTGAACGTCTTCCTACACGTCCAGTTGACTTAGTTCAACACAGAGCGCTACCATCGCCTGGATGGCTGAAGTCTCCAGTTACTTGCGACAGATAATATTTGTCTGTGTCTCTTTTCCAGTGTGACATGTCATAAAGATATGAAAGTAACTGTAAAAATTCCAGAGTGGATCTACAGCAGCATTTAACGTGTTCTTGCACGATCCTCTCCACAAAAGTTCATGgacatcatttcattcatgtttgcatctttaaaaataaaacggtCACATCATTACAACTTTAATAATTTTGTTCTTTGATGAAGGTTATAGTCTACCTTTCagtacaaattaaaatgttccagtaggggggggggggagacatctAAGGTGTTTCAGACTAGTCTGTGTTCAAACATGTTCCTCTTGCATATTATTCCTGTGTCCTCTGTGTCTCCTGTGTCTGTAAATGTCCCATTGTCACAGGAAGTCCAAGGATGTGTCTTCTCTATGTTGTCTGTTGTAAGTACAGGGATGACATAACCATCCACCCATTAATTCCACGTGGGCCCATGCAGCATATTAATCTCTGCTGTCCTATTAACAGACACATCACTGTCCCCACTATCAAACGTGTCGATCAACCGGGTTGTTGAGCGGTCAATGAGGTGCTGCTGAATGActcagagaaacatttaaaatgtggttttgagGTTAGCAGTTGCTCTTTGAAAGGTGTTTTCTGCACTTTTACTGAAACAACATTGTAAATACCGTAGTGCAACTTTTAGATATTGGAAAATAGCACAGGTTTCCTACTTGATATAAACCTTCTCCTACTAAGGCTGACAAAACACCTTTGCTCCagattgcttttctttttttaactgatCCACTGCCTCCAAACTCTGAATGCGTAACAAAAGACCGTGCTTGTGCACCCTCTTGTGTTCATTATTGAATCTTGCAGACAGCTTTCACACTTGACTAGAGTACTGTGATAAATCTTGTCTAGCTATTGTGCCATTTGTATTCATGTTCAATTTATCAAGTTAGGAATTGCAAGCACAGTGGATGCAGAATTATTTAGGCTAAAGTAAGCACCAGCTCAGCCTTATCAGATATGTCTTGCACAAACTGTTGACATATTAATATTTTAAGTtaatcccccaccccccaaaaaaatgccCTACTGAGAAGTTGTTGTCTGTGGGATATATAAAATTATGGGAAGTATGAAAATTGAAAAACCAAAGTAAAACTTTCCACTAACAGTTCATCGACAAACCTGACTGACCTGCAACGATACAAAAAGCATTAACATCCAGGATCTACGCTATGTGTTGACTGTATGTGAAAAATTATATATTGACACACACAGTTCATCCTGTCCTTCACTGTACACGTATAGACCAAGCCTTATTGATGCAGGGATGAGATATGCAGTAAATACACAGCACTCATTACACAGTGAATGCTGCATTGAAGATACTGTGCATCGACTGTGGTTAATGAGGATGTCTTCTCTTTCTCAGCAACACGTTCAGAGTGAAGCGGTCCCCAAAGAAGTCCCCGCTGTCAGATCTATCCCAGGTAGGCACCTTGTTCTCCATATCTTCACATGCCTCTCACCTTGATCGgcctgtctctctccttcttccACCTGACTCTGTTTGTAACTTGCTGCAGGATCCGACCCCCCCGGACGAACCTTCGTCCCACTCACAGGATGACCACGCCACAGACGAGGAGAAGCTGGCCTCCTCCACCAGTCATAAATGGGCGGCCCTGCATGATATGGATGCACGTTTGAATGCTGACCAAGAAGACTTTCCGCGGCCAAGTGACCTGACCTCCTTTGTTAATGGGAATAGTTTTCCTCATCGGGCTCCAGGTGAGACCTTTTTGTATCCCAGTTCATACATCCAAtcacgtttttctttttctgaaggGAAAAAAGCAAACCGCATATAGGGAgtactaaaaaacaaaactgtccaCCGACCAGCTACTTTATTCTTTATGCATCCaatgtcattgttgttgtttttgttgtggtCGGCCcatttcacctcctcttctaaGCTATGTAGCTCAACTGATCTGGGTCGGACATGAAATAATGAACAGACAGCTCAGCTTCTGCTTCTTTTCTGTATCTAAaccttcttatttattttctgcctttCTGTCTCAGTACAAGACTACGAAATTGAGTACATGGAGAAAATTGGCTCCTCGTCACCTGTGAGTATTTTATAGCATTTAAAGAATGTATTAAATGCttgtagttttatttctttgcatGTTGTACATGTGATATGCAAAATTAGCCACAACAAAACAGAGCTAGAATTCAGCGTTAAATATCTTCTtattttcctgtgtgtgttttagccaTTGTCCGCGAAGAAGCCATCGTTGTTCTTGAACTTGGACTCCGTATCTGATAACTTAACCGAGAATACATGTGCACATGGATCTGAGCCCAGCTCCCCCTGCACAGGGTACAGCACACTCTACTGAACTAATCTACTGTCCGACTTTTAAAATACTCTGCAGTATTTTATGTTACGTTCTTCCCTCTTCTTCCCTTCTCATCCTGTGTAGGAGTTTTGAGGAGATGGAGGCCCAGATATCAGCTGGTATGAGCTGCCAGCCTGATAATGGGGGATCTGCTGGGGATGAGGGCAGGAATAGCAAGAGCGAGGCACTTGGCCCATCACAGGCCACAGACGGGGACGAGCAGGTGAGTGAAATGCTCTGTGAAGATTCCATCACGTACTGTATGTTGtgactcacttcctgtcacaaTCACACAAACAGATCAGTTTTGCTTTTGCCATGTTTACATTACGTCATTGTTCAGTCACCAGGCAGCGACTTGTCCCTTCAACACGAGCACCATAGTGAGTTCCATTAAATCCTGTAACACACAgccagacacccccccccccccccccccacgcctgaCTCCCAGCTGACTGACTGAGTCACTTACTCAGTGACTCGCTCCCAGGGCTTGCTTCGCTATTTtgacccctcccctcctctccgaCCTctgttcgccccccccccccccgtgcccctGTAGCCCCGAGGCCAGGGCTCTGTGGAGGCTCCCTCTCCAGCCCTGGCCATACCAGACAGGCTATCTGAGTGCGACAACCCCCCGCAGTACCTGGAGCCTGACCTTGCTGAGACCAATCCCACTGCATTCGCCCAAAAACTACAGGTGTGTTGACAGACCACACAAGAATCCTCTTGATGAACCACATAGGTCCCATTTGATGTCCCTTctatgttgttgtgtgtgttttcatatgAACTTTATTCCCATTGTATGTCCTTATTGTTCTTATCTGCCCTTTGACACTATTGTCCCTCCTTATGCCTGAGTTGCAGTTCTTTAGCTGTGTGTAAAAGTCTCTATATATCTTCCTCTCTCATCCTTGGGCCGCAATCCTCCTCCCttacccccccccaatcaccATGTCTGCGGCCCAGGAGGAGTTGGTGCTTGCTGCCCTGAGGATAGAGGCTCTGCAGGTAGCCAAAAACATCTCTCAatgcccctccctctcttctgtaACCCCCCAGGTATTGCGTTGAGTTCTGCACCtggtgtatgcgtgtgtgtgtgggtgtgtgtgtgtaggtgtgtgtgtgtgtgtaagaaacATGCTTGAATGAGTAGCTATGGTAGGTGTATGTGAATTGTGTGTGCATGACTTTGTCCCAGCCCTCTTCTAAACACACCGTTCTGAGGGTGGCTGTGAACCCATGACCTTATCAACATGGCGGCTGCACCACTACACCGTCTGCTGCCTCTCCAGGCTCCACATAGGAAGTCTTTAACATGGCTTAATGCACCCAGCTCCCACCACCGACTAGCAGCGAGCTCTCCCAGGTCAACTCCTCGGGTACTGGTCGTTGTGCCCTAGTCCCTTGCCTTTCTCGCGCATGTTAGGTGACATGCATGTTGCCGAGGCTGTTCATGTTAGGCTTCCATAAGCATGGATGTGACTGGGAATGTCTCATGCAACTCTTAATACCAGCAGCGGAGGTGTTACATGGAAATGAATCTACCAGATGTGTTATTGGATGTCGGCCTGAATCCCAGTCACATTCTTGTTTTGTGATTTGATTTGGTCCTTTTCTTAACAGCACTAACAAATACATCAGGTGGCTCTCTGGGTCAGTTCGACTGGATCCTGAGGGAGAATGTTCTGGTTTGGAGAGTTTTTTTTGCCAGAACAGCACATGCATACATTAAAGTATAGTGAGCTTTTTAGTGGTCACCGCTGAATCGACTTTTTAGCGGTTAGTAAAAAAGCTAAAAGAGTTCCCGTCTCTTACTGTCCCTCATAACTTACAGTTTCAACTCCAGAAACCCTGCTCTCATCGTTGGAAAATCAACGGTTCACCCGTACTCAAAGTAAGAGTAACT
Above is a window of Brachionichthys hirsutus isolate HB-005 chromosome 7, CSIRO-AGI_Bhir_v1, whole genome shotgun sequence DNA encoding:
- the tacc2 gene encoding transforming acidic coiled-coil-containing protein 2 isoform X4; protein product: MGNESSTAQVLPEERAQENVELLQPQETDPLQAERSTQRDDRAPQTQASSCQQSLLSQPVLPDVPVVAGVEESRGAAGHPDDGDELEFPHDLLPSLDFSSELNIWESSLGPLPSLESPPPGLLTPTEEVAALPRQEEILPGVQAAGNTSELQAPYLVTNQSDLPDPFKTTAAQQTVEDPEPKEKTAECREPKQSTRAELPEGTNGVEPIKQEERLPEEIPEPKNAEPSSEIVEVAAESIESQKREKPEPTKTITEPLEPENNLLSKLPVEKSVESPRKAQFKETAEETVARGAVQDPAGELQDSGSSYAEQTEQGDRAPCSPPPPTSEHHVLPVLPPHLHHTTEFPTPPPTPPERHAPASLPAPPASPNLPSPPSTPVSQCKDPASATCHPPLRSSDSDGAFETPESTTPVKALSPIEPQSQQQLTDDKDTSGCDPVPNVTSDDATCSSPPVVFDEDKPIAASGAYNIDLLATELAGHTLTRSLSLQGGELDTASLLDGSTVKEFRPHSESFSVGTESASGSLHRPKKACSGSVKKKPLLRQSSDPESPRPASSSSTPETKKQAKPQTVNPLQARDEAEGGSATPSPGGTLRRTRKSRVETPPPLPEETNNNSPEDSLAIPALPLSQEGTPPSTSPPTKDESPIPPSSTYKWDPDNFENVDPFKSGGSKIANSPVLGQKCLVRSPAAPPPDSLCVSTGELCPQVAPTEPISNPEDQPIIPKRQPVRLEFDYSEEASEVLHQASPPPKRAAKKPGGKMPLRKPKLGLKKAPPAPAEQLDNNHPATSNNNEEEIPPPKVSYNFEPDKWEDPNFNPFSSKKNIANSPKLSRPSYSFDHSSFEDSVDPFKSSNKITSSPPKASASFELSSNEYADENDNDNVAELEDQNQNKPAKKKKTPIKSNTFRVKRSPKKSPLSDLSQDPTPPDEPSSHSQDDHATDEEKLASSTSHKWAALHDMDARLNADQEDFPRPSDLTSFVNGNSFPHRAPVQDYEIEYMEKIGSSSPPLSAKKPSLFLNLDSVSDNLTENTCAHGSEPSSPCTGSFEEMEAQISAGMSCQPDNGGSAGDEGRNSKSEALGPSQATDGDEQEELVLAALRIEALQHRDVSSPIESAVSRNSLNSRNYIEAESPHLPRELDHSLGIAREEIVTKEKEVLEWKRKYEDSRQEVQEMRRIVSEYEKTIAQMIEDDQKEKSLSHHTIQQLIMEKDQALSDLNSVEKSLADLFRRYEKMKEVLEGFRKNEEVLKKCAQEYLSRVRKEEQRYQALKIHAEEKLDKANSEIAQVRSKSRQEQTAYQASLRKEQMKVDSLERTLEQKNKEIEELTKICDELIAKMGKS